A genomic region of Clavibacter michiganensis subsp. insidiosus contains the following coding sequences:
- a CDS encoding MFS transporter, which translates to MDRPRPPGRRTTIQEHQISHARTPENAPPSTPAAASAAGTAPVGPAAPAAPAAPSARNKWILLAVVALAQLMVVLDGTIVNIALPAAQRDLGMTDADRTWVVTVYALAFGSLLLLGGRIADYWGRKRSFLLGMVGFAAASALGGVAVSSEMLLLARGLQGVFAALLAPAALALLSVTFPSGPDRVKAFAVYGTIAGSGAAVGLLLGGVLTEYLSWHWCLLVNVPIAIVAIVAGIPLVKESRADGDRSYDVPGALLVTLGLASIVYGFSRAENGWGEPDTIGFLALGVGIMVAFVWWESRARNPLLPLRVVADRTRGGAYLTSVMVGAALLGGLLYLTLHFQIVLGMSPLISGLASLPMAASIMLTAPQVARLLPRVGPRVLMTVGPLIAAAGLLWFSRVTVDGAYVVQVLPGQILLGIGLACVFVPMQNVALSGIEPRDAGVAGAALTGTQQIGGSIGTAVFTALFASAVTASVTDGVANPLQQQVDGYHVVFLAAAIGVACAAIISWSMVRVPLERFREGASTEAVGMH; encoded by the coding sequence TTGGACCGTCCTCGCCCGCCCGGGCGCCGCACGACCATCCAGGAGCACCAGATCTCGCACGCACGCACCCCTGAGAACGCACCGCCCTCGACTCCCGCCGCCGCATCCGCCGCCGGCACCGCACCCGTCGGCCCGGCCGCGCCCGCCGCCCCCGCCGCGCCGTCCGCTCGCAACAAGTGGATCCTCCTCGCCGTCGTCGCCCTCGCCCAGCTGATGGTCGTGCTCGACGGCACCATCGTGAACATCGCCCTGCCGGCCGCCCAGCGCGACCTCGGCATGACCGACGCCGACCGCACCTGGGTCGTCACCGTCTACGCGCTCGCCTTCGGCTCTCTCCTCCTGCTCGGCGGCCGCATCGCCGACTACTGGGGCCGCAAGCGCTCCTTCCTCCTCGGCATGGTCGGCTTCGCGGCCGCCTCCGCGCTCGGCGGCGTCGCCGTCTCGAGCGAGATGCTCCTCCTCGCCCGCGGCCTGCAGGGCGTCTTCGCGGCGCTCCTCGCGCCCGCCGCGCTCGCGCTGCTCTCGGTCACGTTCCCGTCCGGCCCCGACCGCGTCAAGGCGTTCGCGGTCTACGGCACCATCGCGGGATCCGGCGCGGCCGTCGGCCTGCTGCTCGGCGGCGTGCTCACCGAGTACCTCAGCTGGCACTGGTGCCTGCTCGTCAACGTGCCCATCGCGATCGTCGCGATCGTCGCCGGCATCCCGCTCGTCAAGGAGAGCCGGGCCGACGGCGACCGCAGCTACGACGTGCCCGGCGCGCTCCTCGTCACGCTCGGCCTCGCCTCGATCGTCTACGGCTTCTCCCGCGCGGAGAACGGCTGGGGCGAGCCCGACACCATCGGCTTCCTCGCGCTCGGCGTCGGCATCATGGTCGCCTTCGTCTGGTGGGAGTCGCGGGCGCGCAACCCGCTGCTGCCGCTCCGCGTCGTGGCCGACCGCACCCGCGGCGGCGCGTACCTCACCTCGGTGATGGTGGGCGCGGCGCTCCTGGGCGGTCTCCTCTACCTCACGCTGCACTTCCAGATCGTGCTCGGCATGTCGCCGTTGATCTCGGGCCTCGCGTCGCTGCCGATGGCCGCGTCGATCATGCTGACGGCGCCGCAGGTCGCGCGGCTCCTGCCCCGGGTCGGCCCGCGCGTGCTCATGACCGTCGGCCCGCTCATCGCGGCCGCCGGGCTCCTGTGGTTCAGCCGGGTCACGGTCGACGGCGCGTACGTCGTGCAGGTGCTGCCCGGCCAGATCCTCCTCGGCATCGGGCTCGCGTGCGTGTTCGTGCCCATGCAGAACGTCGCGCTCTCCGGCATCGAGCCGCGGGATGCCGGCGTCGCGGGCGCGGCGCTCACGGGCACGCAGCAGATCGGCGGATCCATCGGCACGGCCGTCTTCACCGCCCTGTTCGCGTCCGCCGTCACCGCGTCGGTCACCGACGGGGTCGCGAACCCGCTGCAGCAGCAGGTCGACGGGTACCACGTGGTGTTCCTGGCCGCGGCGATCGGCGTGGCCTGCGCTGCGATCATCTCCTGGTCGATGGTGCGCGTGCCGCTCGAGCGCTTCCGCGAGGGCGCATCGACCGAGGCCGTCGGCATGCACTGA
- a CDS encoding TetR family transcriptional regulator: MAETTGSARSTDEKQDDVRHRILLAAREEFAAHGLAGARVDRIARSGRASKERLYAHFTDKESLFHAVLKLNGIEFFSAVTLDPADLPGFVGQLFDHAYEHPQHRRMLAWARLDGLELDVPHSATSPSAKVQAVRRGQEEGHIDPSWDPQRLLTMLFALAQAWVQSPYPAMHQDSPRARAADRAAVVEAARRIIAPAGR, translated from the coding sequence ATGGCAGAGACGACGGGGTCCGCCCGATCCACCGACGAGAAGCAGGACGACGTCCGGCACCGCATCCTCCTCGCCGCGCGCGAGGAGTTCGCCGCCCACGGGCTGGCGGGCGCGCGCGTCGACCGCATCGCCCGCTCGGGACGCGCGAGCAAGGAGCGGCTGTACGCGCACTTCACCGACAAGGAGTCGCTGTTCCACGCGGTGCTGAAGCTCAACGGCATCGAGTTCTTCTCCGCCGTGACGCTGGATCCCGCCGACCTCCCCGGCTTCGTCGGCCAGCTCTTCGACCACGCGTACGAGCACCCGCAGCACCGCCGCATGCTCGCGTGGGCCCGGCTCGACGGCCTGGAGCTCGACGTGCCGCACAGCGCGACGTCGCCGTCGGCCAAGGTGCAGGCGGTCCGCCGCGGGCAGGAGGAGGGGCACATCGACCCGTCGTGGGATCCGCAGCGCCTCCTCACGATGCTGTTCGCGCTCGCGCAGGCGTGGGTGCAGTCGCCGTACCCGGCGATGCACCAGGACTCGCCCCGGGCGCGCGCCGCGGACCGGGCGGCCGTCGTGGAGGCGGCCCGGAGGATCATCGCGCCGGCCGGGCGCTGA
- a CDS encoding TIGR02611 family protein has protein sequence MSDTLTREYEAGSSHAHPLRRFLRRCRAWIELHPKARWLYRILVGMLGVGIVLVGVVLIPLPGPGWLIVFLGIAVLGTEFPAAHRVNVFLKRQLRRFWDAWRRWRASRAERRAARTTR, from the coding sequence ATGTCCGACACCCTGACCCGCGAGTACGAGGCGGGCTCCAGCCACGCGCATCCGCTCCGGCGGTTCCTGCGTCGCTGCCGGGCCTGGATCGAGCTGCACCCGAAGGCCCGCTGGCTGTACCGGATCCTCGTGGGGATGCTCGGCGTCGGCATCGTCCTCGTCGGCGTCGTGCTCATCCCGCTGCCCGGCCCCGGCTGGCTCATCGTCTTCCTCGGGATCGCCGTGCTCGGCACCGAGTTCCCCGCCGCCCACCGCGTGAACGTGTTCCTCAAGCGCCAGCTGCGCCGCTTCTGGGACGCCTGGCGCCGCTGGCGCGCCTCCCGAGCCGAGCGCCGCGCGGCCCGCACCACCCGTTGA
- a CDS encoding alkene reductase — translation MKLFSPVALGALELPNRVAMAPLTRMRADEHGVPGDLIVEHYRQRASTGLIVTEGVFTSERSKAYPGQPGIVTDEQIAGWRRVTDAVHEADGRIVMQLMHGGRVSHEDITGGLPLLAPSAIAIQGEVHVPTGKKPYPVPSEPETDEVPLIVDELTVAARNAVDAGFDGVEIHSANGYLLHEFLSPVSNVRTDAYGGSPENRAKLGIDVAHAVSREIGAERVGIRISPSHNIQDVLEEDADETRATYEALLSGIAPLGLAYVSILHAEPAGELVQGLRKTFGGPLMINSGFGVQTEYDEAVQLVDEGTADVVAVGRMVIANPDLVERWESGAPTNEPNPATFYGPGAEGYTDYPALAAS, via the coding sequence GTGAAGCTGTTCTCCCCCGTCGCCCTCGGCGCCCTTGAGCTCCCCAACCGCGTCGCCATGGCGCCCCTGACCCGCATGCGCGCCGACGAGCACGGCGTCCCCGGCGACCTGATCGTCGAGCACTACCGCCAGCGCGCGTCCACCGGCCTCATCGTCACCGAGGGCGTGTTCACCAGCGAGCGCAGCAAGGCGTACCCGGGCCAGCCCGGCATCGTGACGGACGAGCAGATCGCCGGCTGGCGCCGCGTCACCGACGCCGTGCACGAGGCCGACGGCCGCATCGTCATGCAGCTCATGCACGGCGGCCGCGTCTCGCACGAGGACATCACGGGCGGCCTGCCGCTGCTCGCGCCGAGCGCCATCGCGATCCAGGGCGAGGTGCACGTGCCCACCGGCAAGAAGCCGTACCCCGTGCCGAGCGAGCCCGAGACCGACGAGGTCCCGCTCATCGTCGACGAGCTGACGGTCGCGGCGCGCAACGCGGTCGACGCCGGGTTCGACGGCGTCGAGATCCACTCGGCCAACGGCTACCTGCTGCACGAGTTCCTCTCGCCCGTCTCGAACGTGCGCACCGACGCCTACGGCGGATCGCCCGAGAACCGCGCGAAGCTCGGCATCGACGTGGCGCACGCGGTCTCCCGCGAGATCGGCGCCGAGCGCGTCGGCATCCGCATCTCGCCGTCGCACAACATCCAGGACGTGCTCGAGGAGGACGCCGACGAGACGCGCGCCACCTACGAGGCGCTGCTGTCCGGCATCGCGCCGCTCGGCCTCGCGTACGTGAGCATCCTGCACGCGGAGCCCGCGGGCGAGCTCGTGCAGGGCCTCCGGAAGACGTTCGGCGGCCCGCTCATGATCAACAGCGGCTTCGGCGTGCAGACCGAGTACGACGAGGCCGTCCAGCTCGTCGACGAGGGCACGGCCGACGTCGTGGCCGTGGGCCGCATGGTCATCGCGAACCCCGACCTCGTCGAGCGCTGGGAGTCCGGCGCGCCCACGAACGAGCCGAACCCGGCCACGTTCTACGGCCCCGGCGCCGAGGGGTACACCGACTACCCGGCGCTCGCCGCGAGCTGA
- a CDS encoding RDD family protein, with protein sequence MSDAHDDGRPDAGQGRPREQGGAADPQDATAYGPASPATDDGHPEPAYPAGSFPGAAYPGGPYPVGPYPAMHPGAVPPPGSGMVLVPHAMRPLPEHIDPGWRLAGVGRRAAGRILDQVVFGLVGGVSAGAFIVPLQGIARQCIYDQQLFGQAAEDVMDTYFGGAVLGLFISLLAYLLIATWWLGWKGSTPGKAMVGIRVQRFSEPGMLGFGRALLRGVVQNAFALGWLFTIWLPYASVGWDPRHLLRGWHDLAADDVVLARRTEAPASY encoded by the coding sequence ATGAGCGACGCGCACGACGACGGGCGGCCGGACGCAGGGCAGGGGCGGCCGCGGGAGCAGGGCGGGGCGGCGGATCCGCAGGACGCGACGGCGTACGGGCCCGCGTCCCCCGCGACCGACGACGGGCATCCGGAACCCGCGTACCCGGCCGGGTCCTTCCCCGGCGCCGCGTACCCCGGCGGCCCGTACCCCGTCGGTCCCTACCCGGCCATGCACCCGGGCGCGGTCCCGCCGCCGGGCTCCGGCATGGTCCTCGTCCCGCACGCGATGCGCCCCCTCCCGGAGCACATCGACCCGGGCTGGCGGCTCGCCGGCGTGGGGCGGCGCGCGGCCGGGCGGATCCTCGACCAAGTGGTCTTCGGCCTCGTCGGCGGGGTCTCCGCGGGCGCCTTCATCGTCCCGCTGCAGGGCATCGCCCGGCAGTGCATCTACGACCAGCAGCTGTTCGGCCAGGCGGCCGAGGATGTCATGGACACCTACTTCGGCGGTGCCGTGCTGGGCCTCTTCATCAGCCTGCTCGCGTACCTCCTCATCGCCACCTGGTGGCTCGGCTGGAAGGGTTCGACGCCGGGCAAGGCCATGGTCGGGATCCGCGTCCAGCGCTTCTCGGAGCCCGGCATGCTCGGCTTCGGCCGGGCGCTCCTGCGCGGCGTGGTGCAGAACGCGTTCGCCCTCGGCTGGCTGTTCACCATCTGGCTGCCGTACGCGTCCGTCGGCTGGGACCCGCGGCACCTGCTCCGCGGCTGGCACGACCTGGCCGCCGACGACGTCGTGCTCGCGCGCCGCACCGAGGCTCCCGCGTCGTACTGA
- a CDS encoding SRPBCC family protein, with product MPRVIETVDVNVPVSTAYNQWTQFESFPNFLSYVESITQVTDTLTEWKVKIGGIERTFEANITEQHPDERVAWNSTGGDEDHAGVVTFHKLSDTETRVTVQLDWEAKGLVEKVGAAIGVDDHVIKADLKNFKEFIEKRGSEDGAWRGDVQA from the coding sequence ATGCCCCGAGTAATCGAGACCGTCGACGTCAACGTCCCCGTCAGCACCGCCTACAACCAGTGGACCCAGTTCGAGTCGTTCCCGAACTTCCTCAGCTACGTGGAGTCGATCACGCAGGTCACCGACACGCTCACCGAGTGGAAGGTCAAGATCGGCGGCATCGAGCGCACCTTCGAGGCCAACATCACCGAGCAGCACCCCGACGAGCGCGTCGCCTGGAACTCCACGGGGGGCGACGAGGACCACGCCGGTGTCGTCACGTTCCACAAGCTCAGCGACACCGAGACCCGCGTCACCGTCCAGCTGGACTGGGAGGCCAAGGGCCTCGTCGAGAAGGTCGGCGCCGCGATCGGCGTCGACGACCACGTCATCAAGGCCGACCTCAAGAACTTCAAGGAGTTCATCGAGAAGCGCGGCTCCGAGGACGGCGCCTGGCGCGGGGACGTCCAGGCCTGA
- a CDS encoding SGNH/GDSL hydrolase family protein: protein MTGRVRRFAQAVARPAIFVQYVALRTGLQGMVFPRDAASGVVPGDFPQRVLVIGEATAVGMGVLSHELGMAGHFSRQLARRTGRGVEWATRPFSDLTIHTASGTVRDRALLEGIDVVLLMVGVGDSIRLTPQRVWRRLLCAAIEDLTRGLPEGARVLIPEVPPLNESVGIPVAWRAIAARHARLLNRITAEIVASRPEVDAVPFPGESVMDLGEPDAAQASRVYASWSRAFVHRMLGPSRAVEA from the coding sequence ATGACGGGACGCGTCAGGCGGTTCGCGCAGGCCGTGGCCCGGCCGGCGATCTTCGTGCAGTACGTGGCCCTGCGCACCGGCCTCCAGGGCATGGTCTTCCCGCGCGACGCGGCGTCCGGCGTCGTGCCGGGCGACTTCCCGCAGCGCGTGCTCGTCATCGGGGAGGCGACGGCCGTCGGCATGGGCGTCCTCTCGCACGAGCTCGGCATGGCCGGCCACTTCTCCCGCCAGCTGGCCCGTCGCACGGGCCGCGGCGTGGAGTGGGCCACGCGCCCCTTCTCCGACCTCACGATCCACACCGCCTCGGGCACGGTCCGCGACCGGGCGCTCCTCGAGGGCATCGACGTGGTGCTCCTGATGGTGGGCGTGGGCGACAGCATCCGCCTCACGCCGCAGCGCGTGTGGCGGAGGCTGCTGTGCGCGGCCATCGAGGACCTGACGCGGGGGCTGCCGGAGGGCGCGCGCGTGCTCATCCCCGAGGTCCCGCCGCTGAACGAGAGCGTCGGGATCCCCGTGGCCTGGCGCGCGATCGCCGCCCGGCACGCGCGGCTGCTCAACCGGATCACGGCCGAGATCGTCGCGTCCCGCCCCGAGGTTGACGCCGTCCCGTTCCCCGGCGAGAGCGTCATGGACCTGGGCGAACCGGACGCCGCGCAGGCCTCCCGGGTCTACGCGTCCTGGTCGCGCGCCTTCGTCCACCGGATGCTCGGCCCCTCCCGCGCCGTCGAGGCGTGA
- a CDS encoding M23 family metallopeptidase yields the protein MLAASGLLLGLGVPSAQAAEEYPTWSEVQAARSSEQATADQVTRITSLISGLSAEVEAATALALQRADEHAAAVDALDEATGELEALESKAARAQADADEAKRQVGQLVAQLARSGGGGDVSLRLFTSGGEDADALLARMGTATKLADRQDTAFTAAVTSARTAASLGKQASVAKEALAALAADAEAKLQEASAAQARADQALAEQEARSSELQAQLTTLRDSRISVEEGFAIGERKRQEAAAAEARRQADARAAAAAAAAAANAAARPPANAPRPPSSGGQPSASGWTMPIRSYGSYQSYGMRLHPIAKVWRLHAGDDFGAGCGTPIYATASGTVQFAGASSGFGNAITLNHGGGVTSVYGHLYSSGVMVRTGQSVQAGQQIGAVGNAGYSTGCHLHFEIRQGGVATSPMPFLRNRGV from the coding sequence GTGCTCGCCGCATCCGGCCTCCTGCTCGGCCTCGGCGTGCCGTCCGCGCAGGCCGCGGAGGAGTACCCCACCTGGTCGGAGGTGCAGGCCGCGCGCTCGAGCGAGCAGGCCACCGCCGACCAGGTCACGCGCATCACCTCCCTCATCTCCGGCCTCTCCGCCGAGGTCGAGGCCGCCACCGCCCTCGCGCTCCAGCGCGCCGACGAGCACGCCGCCGCGGTGGACGCGCTCGACGAGGCGACCGGTGAGCTCGAGGCCCTCGAGTCCAAGGCCGCCCGGGCCCAGGCCGACGCCGACGAGGCGAAGCGCCAGGTCGGCCAGCTCGTCGCCCAGCTCGCCCGCAGCGGAGGCGGCGGCGACGTCTCGCTCCGCCTCTTCACGAGCGGCGGCGAGGACGCCGACGCCCTCCTCGCCCGCATGGGCACCGCGACCAAGCTCGCCGACCGCCAGGACACCGCGTTCACCGCCGCCGTCACCTCGGCCCGCACGGCCGCGTCGCTCGGCAAGCAGGCCTCCGTCGCGAAGGAGGCGCTCGCCGCACTGGCCGCCGACGCCGAGGCCAAGCTGCAGGAGGCGTCCGCGGCGCAGGCCCGCGCGGATCAGGCCCTCGCCGAGCAGGAGGCCCGGAGCTCGGAGCTCCAGGCGCAGCTCACCACGCTCCGCGACTCCCGCATCTCCGTCGAGGAGGGCTTCGCGATCGGCGAGCGGAAGCGCCAGGAGGCCGCGGCCGCCGAGGCCCGCCGCCAGGCCGACGCCCGCGCGGCGGCCGCAGCCGCTGCCGCCGCCGCGAACGCCGCGGCGCGTCCGCCGGCCAACGCGCCGCGCCCGCCGTCGTCGGGCGGCCAGCCGTCCGCATCCGGCTGGACCATGCCCATCCGCAGCTACGGCTCGTACCAGTCCTACGGAATGCGCCTCCACCCCATCGCGAAGGTCTGGCGCCTGCACGCGGGCGACGACTTCGGCGCCGGCTGCGGCACCCCGATCTACGCGACCGCGTCCGGCACCGTGCAGTTCGCCGGGGCGTCGAGCGGCTTCGGCAACGCGATCACGCTGAACCACGGCGGCGGCGTCACGAGCGTCTACGGGCACCTGTACTCCTCCGGCGTGATGGTCCGCACCGGCCAGAGCGTGCAGGCGGGCCAGCAGATCGGCGCGGTCGGCAATGCGGGGTACAGCACCGGCTGCCACCTCCACTTCGAGATCCGGCAGGGCGGCGTCGCCACCTCGCCCATGCCCTTCCTCCGCAACCGCGGCGTCTGA
- a CDS encoding benzoate/H(+) symporter BenE family transporter, protein MTAIEAPGGRAQARGAGIVTAVVGFAGTSAVVLTGLTAVGASPSQAASGLLALCVTQGLGTVLLAHRFRRPITLAWSTPGAALLIGSGAVEGGWAAAVGAFLVCGILVLATALWPLLGRLVRLIPASVAAAMLAGVLLPLCVATVTGAVATPLVVLPVVLAWLAAARFAPRWAAPTALAAALAVVGFTLAVAGPAPGSSLDLAHLVPRIELTAPVFTVAAAVALGVPLFVVTMASQNLPGVAVLASFGYETPWRAAMTTTAAATLVSAPFGGHAVNLAALSAALSAAPSAHPDPDERWRAASTAGWTNLVLGLASAALAAVIVAGPAGVVAAAAGLALAPSLASSLASAMREPGAHLPAIATFVVAASGITVGGLGAAFCALVVGVLVHLALRTRATPRDRLDRHEERDAA, encoded by the coding sequence ATGACGGCCATCGAGGCGCCCGGAGGTCGGGCGCAGGCGCGCGGAGCCGGGATCGTCACCGCCGTCGTCGGGTTCGCCGGCACGTCGGCCGTCGTGCTCACCGGCCTCACCGCGGTGGGGGCGTCCCCGTCCCAGGCCGCATCCGGGCTGCTCGCGCTCTGCGTCACGCAGGGCCTCGGCACCGTGCTCCTCGCGCACCGCTTCCGCCGGCCGATCACGCTTGCCTGGTCGACGCCCGGGGCGGCGCTGCTCATCGGATCGGGTGCCGTCGAGGGCGGCTGGGCCGCGGCGGTCGGCGCCTTCCTCGTGTGCGGGATCCTCGTGCTCGCGACCGCGCTCTGGCCGCTGCTCGGCCGGCTCGTGCGCCTCATCCCCGCGAGCGTGGCCGCGGCGATGCTCGCGGGCGTGCTCCTCCCCCTCTGCGTCGCGACCGTGACGGGCGCGGTCGCCACGCCGCTCGTCGTGCTGCCCGTGGTCCTCGCGTGGCTCGCCGCCGCCCGCTTCGCCCCGCGCTGGGCGGCCCCGACCGCGCTGGCCGCCGCGCTCGCGGTGGTCGGGTTCACGCTCGCGGTCGCGGGGCCGGCACCCGGATCGTCGCTCGACCTCGCGCACCTCGTGCCGCGCATCGAGCTGACGGCGCCCGTCTTCACCGTCGCGGCGGCCGTGGCGCTCGGGGTCCCGCTGTTCGTCGTGACCATGGCGTCGCAGAACCTGCCGGGCGTCGCGGTGCTCGCGAGCTTCGGCTACGAGACGCCATGGCGGGCCGCGATGACGACGACCGCGGCGGCCACGCTCGTGAGCGCCCCGTTCGGCGGGCACGCCGTGAACCTCGCGGCGCTGTCGGCCGCGCTCTCCGCGGCGCCCTCGGCGCATCCGGATCCCGACGAGCGCTGGCGCGCGGCGAGCACGGCCGGGTGGACCAACCTCGTGCTCGGGCTGGCGTCGGCGGCGCTCGCGGCCGTGATCGTGGCGGGTCCGGCCGGCGTCGTCGCGGCCGCTGCCGGGCTCGCGCTCGCGCCGTCGCTCGCGTCGAGCCTGGCGTCCGCGATGCGGGAGCCGGGGGCGCACCTGCCCGCGATCGCGACGTTCGTGGTGGCGGCCTCCGGGATCACGGTCGGCGGCCTGGGCGCCGCGTTCTGCGCGCTCGTCGTCGGCGTGCTCGTGCACCTCGCGCTCCGGACGCGCGCGACCCCGCGTGACAGACTCGATCGACACGAGGAGCGCGACGCCGCATGA